One genomic region from Vannielia litorea encodes:
- a CDS encoding 3-methyl-2-oxobutanoate hydroxymethyltransferase: MYHNRPHVEDIRAMKARGEKISMLYVTTLEEAAAADAAGIHMLSIEGKYWSPEMREAAGSCFVQVGLPYGDKGTVNGQHLVTAEDYIRAAYTFGAMGGDCYYCAASFDIQKAMCDNHIPIVAHVGLIPSYITWTGWRAVGKEADEALRIWRQVQRLEEIGCFGAELEVVPDRLGAWLSANTSMIMLGMGAGPGADAQYLFTEDVLGHGANKKPRHGKQYRNFKAEFDRLQQERIAAFREFIADVNSGAYPAPEHVVPMKDDAFETFLKQAEG; this comes from the coding sequence ATGTATCACAACCGTCCGCACGTGGAAGATATCCGCGCCATGAAGGCACGCGGCGAGAAGATATCCATGCTCTACGTGACCACGCTGGAAGAAGCCGCCGCCGCCGATGCGGCCGGCATCCACATGCTCTCCATCGAAGGTAAATACTGGTCCCCCGAGATGCGCGAGGCGGCGGGCAGCTGCTTCGTGCAGGTCGGCCTTCCCTACGGCGACAAGGGCACCGTAAACGGCCAGCACCTTGTCACGGCGGAGGATTACATCCGCGCCGCCTACACCTTCGGCGCGATGGGGGGCGATTGCTACTACTGCGCCGCCTCCTTCGATATCCAGAAGGCGATGTGCGACAACCACATCCCCATCGTCGCCCATGTCGGCCTGATCCCCTCCTACATCACCTGGACCGGCTGGCGCGCCGTCGGCAAGGAGGCCGATGAGGCGCTGCGGATCTGGCGTCAGGTCCAGCGGCTCGAGGAGATCGGCTGTTTCGGCGCCGAGCTTGAGGTCGTGCCCGACCGCCTCGGCGCGTGGCTTTCGGCCAATACCTCGATGATCATGCTCGGCATGGGCGCGGGGCCCGGAGCCGATGCGCAATACCTCTTCACCGAGGATGTGCTCGGCCACGGCGCCAACAAGAAGCCCCGCCACGGCAAGCAATACCGCAACTTCAAGGCCGAGTTCGACCGCCTCCAGCAGGAGCGCATCGCCGCCTTCCGCGAGTTCATCGCCGATGTGAATTCCGGCGCCTACCCCGCGCCCGAACATGTCGTCCCGATGAAGGACGACGCCTTCGAAACCTTTCTCAAGCAGGCAGAGGGCTGA